In Candidatus Thermoplasmatota archaeon, the DNA window CTCCAGGCATAGACGGGGTCACGTTCGAGGCCATAGAGGCCCATGGGGTGCCACCGTTTCTGGAGGAGATACGAGACGAACTGATTACGCGCACGTATCGTCCGATGCGGAACCGGAAGAAGGAGATACCCAAGAGCGGCGGCCGAGTCCGAACGCTCGGAATCCCTTCGATTCGTGACCGCGTGGTCCAGGGGGCTCTGAAGCTCATTCTGGAACCGATCTTCGAGACCGACTTCCAAGAGGGGTCGTTTGGTTACCGGCCGGATCGGTCAGCGCACCAGGCAGTCCAACGGGTGGCCGAGGCGATCGTCCGAGGTAAGACGCAGGTGATCGATCTGGATCTCCGAGCCTACTTCGACAATGTTCGACATCATGTCCTGTTGGCGAAGGTGGCGGAAAGAGTCCGAGACGATGATGTCCTTCGTCTTCTGAAGATGATCCTGAAGGCGTCTGGCAAGAAGGGCGTGCCACAAGGGGGAGTAATCTCACCTTTGATGAGCAACGTCTACCTCAATGAGGTGGACCGGATGCTGGAACGGGCCAAGACAGCGACACGACAAGGCCGACGCATGTACCTGGAGTATGCGCGATACGCCGACGATGTCATCGTATTGGTCGACCCGAAGCACCCACGGGGTGACTGGCTGCGAAAGGCAGTGGGCAGACGGCTACGGGAAGAACTGGTCAAGCTCCAAGTCGAGATCAACGAGGAGAAGACCCGCAACGTGGATCTGGCTGCGGGAGAGAACTTCGACTTTCTTGGCTTCCGCTTTCAACGACGTCGAAGCCAACGCGGCAAGTGGTGGCCGTGCTATGAGCCGGTCCCTGCGAAACGAACGGAATTGGTGCGGAAGCTGAAAGAGATCTTTCGAAGATATCGATCGCAGCCTGTTGCCCGCGTGATCGAGATCATCAATCCGATATTGCGCGGATGGGTGAACTACTT includes these proteins:
- the ltrA gene encoding group II intron reverse transcriptase/maturase; the protein is MKVLLGYDPLEGDTRPKGEKQPGLARSEAREVPSLQDLRQRIYAKAKAEPSWRFWGLYVHVSKMETLQEAYRMAKANNGAPGIDGVTFEAIEAHGVPPFLEEIRDELITRTYRPMRNRKKEIPKSGGRVRTLGIPSIRDRVVQGALKLILEPIFETDFQEGSFGYRPDRSAHQAVQRVAEAIVRGKTQVIDLDLRAYFDNVRHHVLLAKVAERVRDDDVLRLLKMILKASGKKGVPQGGVISPLMSNVYLNEVDRMLERAKTATRQGRRMYLEYARYADDVIVLVDPKHPRGDWLRKAVGRRLREELVKLQVEINEEKTRNVDLAAGENFDFLGFRFQRRRSQRGKWWPCYEPVPAKRTELVRKLKEIFRRYRSQPVARVIEIINPILRGWVNYFRMGHARRCFAYVRLWVEKKIRRHLMRSRGRRGFGWKRWSTPWLHANLGLFRGYKTVRLQPRAKALPCT